The DNA sequence aatagcaaAATTAAACAAGAACCTAGGAATTGAAATACTAAAGATTATGCAGACACTAAGACAAAATAACAGAAAATAGGAACAtaatatacataataataacAGAATAAAACAAGAAGTGAAAAGGGACTAAACTACCTCAGTCTCCATGGTGGGGATCTCTCTCCTCTGGCTGTGGTCCATATGGTCCTTTCAGATGGCCAAAGTACTGTCTCAGCTGGAAAATCTCCTGGCGCTGAGAGTCCTGGACAGCCCTCATCTGATCAAGGGTGGAGGTGAGATACTCCCAGCGGTTGTCTTGTGTCACCCTTATCTGCTCTATGGATGCATTGAACTGCTGCCAACGGTTATCCTGTGTGATTCTCATCTGTTCAATAGAGGAAATAAGCTGCTGCCAGTACTCCTGAGGTGGGAAGTAATGCCCTTGAGGTAATGGAGGTTGATCCTGTTGAGCTTCCTCCTCAGCTTGATCTTTTCTGGGGACCCTGTGGTGTTCCCTAAGATGCTCCATGGTCTTCTTAGTAATTGGCCTCTCAACAGGAATGGGGAAGTCATTATCCATCTTTACCTTTGCTGCTTCACACAGACGATAAATCAGATGTGGAAAACCAAGCCTAGCCTTCTTTAGAGGATTGGAGGCAATGTTATATATCTGTTCTGGAATAATGTCCTCTACCTCCACTACTTCTCCTTTCATGAtacagtgaatcatgacagcccGGTCCACAGTGcattcagaccggttgctagttgGCATGATAGACCTTCGGATGAAGTCTAACCATCCCCTAGCTATAGGGAGAAGATCAGTGCTCTTTAGTTGGTTCGGCTTCCCCTCTGCACCTGTTCTCCACTGAGAACCCGGAATGCATATTTCTTCAAGTACTTGTTCCAGTTGCTGATTTCTATGCATCCTCTCACTGTAGCAAGCAGATATATGATCTGGAGGTGGCAGATGGAGGACCTGTCGGATGCTTCTTGGACTGAAATCAATGACCTTTCCTCTCACATAGCTTTGGTAGTTCTTTTCATTGATCCCGTCAACATCCTTGTAAGCAACCCAGAGATTGCCATAAAATTCTTGGACCATTAATTGTCCAACTTCAGTGTGCGGGTTGCACATAAATTGCCATCCTCTCCTCTGAATCTGAAATTGAATTTCCGGATATTCATCCGGTTGAAGCGCAAATCTCACTTCCGGAGTTACAGCTTTCTTGTAAGTATTCTCATAAAAGTGTTTTTCATGGAGCTTGGAGCGGAACCTCTGTGCATTATAAGAACTGGTGGCTGGCTCTTTGCCTTTCCTCTTCCTTGAGGACTTAATAGTTTTTGGTGCCATTACAATGGGCAGAAAAATAACAAGCAAAACGataacactaaacttaaaatttttgctCGTCTTCGAACAAATTAGAGAATTACAAAGAGTAAGACAGAGgaaaagatgaagaaatctAAAATAATGaagtaaaattaaattaaattttttcttttgagttaaactaataaataaataaaaaaataaaaaaagggaaaggggCGCACAGAGGTGGGGTAATGAAAGAAGGGGGGTGGTTATGTGTATAGAAAAGGGGACGTATTTATATAGGCAGGGGGTTGATGTGGCTGGGTGTAGTTAGCTTGGGGAAGGACTAATGTGTTGTTGTGGTTAGAAGGGGAATTGTGGAGGGTTAAGGGAAGGGATTTGTTGTGTGATAATGGAATGGAAGGGGGGTCTTTATATAGGTGAGGGGGGATGGCTTGAtcatgggtgggtttgggtgttGGTGAGGGGCTTTGTTGGGAAGGAATGAAACAAGGCAGGAGCAGGGTTCACGGGTTGGTCTGGGGAAGGAAAAAGGAAGGGTTGGAAATAGATAGGAAAGGGAAAAAGGGAGGGGATCAGGGAATGGGTAGGGGATTCGGTCAAGGTGGAAGAGGGTTGGAAGGGAGGGGTATCGCAGCTGGGGTTACGGGATAGGAATATTGGTCAGGGGAGGGTAGACGGGGAAGGAAAAAGGAAGGGTTGGGATGGGGTTTGAGGGATAGTAAAAAATGGGGAAGTGAATATGTGCAACTGCAGGGTTGGGGAATGGAATCACAGTGATTTGGTGCAGGATTCACGTGATTCAGTTAGGAATTAGGCAATTTATGAGAGCTGGCGCCTAACTTGAGGGTAACAGCGCCTAACTTGGAGTGAGATGTCTCCCTTGGCGCCTAGCTTAAAGAACACAGCGCCTAACTTTGTTCTTGAACCCATGCTGGTGCCTAACTTGAGAAACTTGTAGTTAGGTGCTGTGTGTACAGAAAGGAACAAATTCTCTTGAGTTAGGCGCCACcctctaatttttattttttttgtgccTAACTTCACTATGCAGACCTGTGGATAATCCTCCAAGATACTTCATGTGGCGTCTAACTTAAAGGAGGTGAAGTTAGGCGCCAAGCCTCCAATAAAGACTCCAATTTTGCACGCATGACTGGTGCCTAATTTCACAAAAGTGAAGTTAGGCGCCACCCCTCCAGCAGCTTCCTTCAATTTTGCTTTGCATGTGGCGCCTAACTTCCGCATTCAGCTTTTTTAGGATGTTTGAAATTCTGTCTTCATGTACTTGTTTCTGTTCTAATCATTCTGCATGATCAACATACACataaaacaaaggaaaaataatagaaaCTCAAACAAAACTaatgaaacaaaaataaaaaaatcaaggTAAAATTCAAACTTAAGGATACGAAAACTTCGagttgcctcccgacaagcaCTTCTTTACCGTCAACTCTGTTAATCCAGCAGATAAGTGGACCTTTGGCGATCAATCTCGCCTCCAAGATAGTGCTTCAATCTCTGGTCATTTACTGTAAATCTTCTGTCAGAATTCTCTTCCTGAATTTCCACATGATCATACAGCGATGCTCTAGTTACCACAAACGGTCCTGACCACCGGGATTTCAGCTTCCCAAGAAAGAGTTTGAGTCTTGAATTGAATAAGAGCACTCTCTGACCTGACTCAAAGACTCTGATGACaatcttcttgtcatgccatatCTTGGTTCTCTCCTTATAGAGCTTGACATTCTCATAGGCAGAGTATCTGAATTCATCAAGCTCATTCAGCTGAAGCATCCGCTTTATTCCTACAGCTTGGACATCAAAGTTCAGAAACTTTATCGCCCAGTATGCTCTATGCTCGAACtcaactggcaagtgacaggctttacCATAGACCAACTGATAAGGGGACATGCCAATaggagtcttgtatgctgtccGGTA is a window from the Arachis stenosperma cultivar V10309 chromosome 3, arast.V10309.gnm1.PFL2, whole genome shotgun sequence genome containing:
- the LOC130968596 gene encoding uncharacterized protein LOC130968596, whose product is MAPKTIKSSRKRKGKEPATSSYNAQRFRSKLHEKHFYENTYKKAVTPEVRFALQPDEYPEIQFQIQRRGWQFMCNPHTEVGQLMVQEFYGNLWVAYKDVDGINEKNYQSYVRGKVIDFSPRSIRQVLHLPPPDHISACYSERMHRNQQLEQVLEEICIPGSQWRTGAEGKPNQLKSTDLLPIARGWLDFIRRSIMPTSNRSECTVDRAVMIHCIMKGEVVEVEDIIPEQIYNIASNPLKKARLGFPHLIYRLCEAAKVKMDNDFPIPVERPITKKTMEHLREHHRVPRKDQAEEEAQQDQPPLPQGHYFPPQEYWQQLISSIEQMRITQDNRWQQFNASIEQIRVTQDNRWEYLTSTLDQMRAVQDSQRQEIFQLRQYFGHLKGPYGPQPEERDPHHGD